CGGGCGAGCTGGCCGTCGGCATCCGGACCTTCTGGATCGACCGGGCCCGCGGCGGCTCCGCCGTGCTGCGCTTCGGCACCGGCGCGGGCATCACCTGGGGTTCGGACCCCGAGGCCGAGTGGGCGGAGACCGAACTGAAGGCGTCCCGGCTGCTCGCGATAGCGTCGGGAGCGTACGAGGCCACGGGAACGGACGAGGCCGAGGGAGAGGGACTGACGTGAAGATCTGGCTCGACGGCGGGCTGAAGGACAGCGAAACCGCCCGCGTCTCCGTCTTCGACCACGGACTGACCGTGGGCGACGGCATCTTCGAGACCGTGAAGACGGTGGACGGCACGACGTTCGCGCTGACCCGCCATCTCGACCGGCTGACCCGCTCCGCGCGCGGTCTCGGCCTGCCGGACCCCGACCACGACGAGGTCCGCCGCGCCTGCGCCGCCGTCGTCGAGGCCAACCCGGTGCCGCTCGGCAGGCTGCGCATCACCTACACCGGCGGCCACGGCCCCCTCGGCTCCGACCGCGGAGACCAGGGCCCCACCCTCGTCGTCGCCCTCGGCTCGACCGCCCGGCGCGCCGACTCCACGGCCGTCATCACGGTCCCCTGGACCCGCAACGAGCGCGGCGCGCTCACCGGCCTGAAGACGACCTCCTACGCCGAGAACGTCGTCGCCCTGGCCCGAGCCCACCAACAGGACGCGACCGAGGCGCTGTTCGCCAACACCGTCGGGCAGCTCTGCGAGGGCACCGGCTCCAACGTGTTCGTCGTCCTGGACGGCGAGATCCACACCCCGCCGCTCGCCTCCGGCTGCCTCGCGGGCATCACCCGCGAACTGACCGTCGAGTGGACCGGAGCCAGGGAGAGCGACCTGCCGCTGGACGTGCTGGAGCGTGCCGAGGAGGTCTTCCTCACCTCCACCCTGCGCGACGTCCAGGCCGTCCACCGCGTCGACGGCCGCGAACTTCCGGGCACGCCCGGCCCGGTGACCGCCAAGGCGATGCGGATCTTCGCCGAGCGGGCCGGCGACGACCTCGACCCGTAGGATCCCGGCCCCCGGATCCCGAAGGCCGGGAAAATGGGCTGACGCGGCTCCCCGAGGTGGGTAGAAAGCCCCTGATGACCACGACCCTGCGGCCGACCGAGCCGCTTCAGCACGCCGCCGACGGGGCACTGTCACGCCACTACCGGGTGTGCGTGAACAGCCGTCCCGTCGGAGCGGTCCACCTCTCGACGTCCCTGGCTTTCGGGCCCGGCGTCGCCCAGATCGAAGGACTGCGCATCGAGGAACCGGACCGCGGGCGGGGCCGGGGGACGGTGGCCGCGCTGGCCGCCGAGGAGGTGGCGCGGGGCTGGGGCTGCAAGCGGATCGACGTCAGGGTGCCCGCCGACGCGGAGGCAGCCCTGCGGCTGGCGACGGCCCTCGGCTACGTCCACCGCAACCGCGGCATGGAGAAGCCCCTCGGCGCCACCGCCCCCCGACTGCCCGAGGGAAGCCGGGGCAGGCCGATGACACAGGCCGAGTACGCGCCCTGGTACGAGCGCGGCCTCGCGGAGTACGCCCGGGACTGGAGCGAACGCGGGGTGCCCGAGGACGAGGCGTGGGCCAAGTCGCGCCACGACAACGAAAGCCTGCTGCCGCAGGGCCTGGCGACGCAGAACATACTGCTCAGCGTCCTGGAGCACGAGGGCGCCCGGGTCGGCATCCTCTGGGTGGCGTTCACCGCCGACAAGGCGTTCGTGTACGACGTCGAGGCCGACGAGGCTTTCCGCGGCCGGGGCCACGGGCGCTCACTGATGCTGCTGGCCGAGAGCCAGGCGATCGCGGCGGGCAAACGCGTTCTCGGCCTCAACGTCTTCACCGGCAACACCCCGGCCGAGCGGCTGTACGACTCGCTCGGATACCGGCCCGTGCACTACTCGATGTACAAGAACCTGCTCTGAGCCGGCCGGCGCGGAGCCCGCCTCACGCCTGGTCGGCCAGCAGCCGGTCGGCGATCTCCTCGATGCGTTCGCGCAACCCCTCCTGGCTCTTGCCGCCGTCGAGACGCTCGCCGCCGATGACGTAGGTCGGGGTGCCGGTGACGCCGATCGCCTTCCCCTCGGCCTGGTCGGCGTCCACGATCAGGATGTGCCGACCGTCGATCAGGGCGGTGTCGAACTCCTCGGCGTCGAGACCGAGTTCCG
This Streptomyces sp. NBC_00377 DNA region includes the following protein-coding sequences:
- a CDS encoding aminotransferase class IV; this encodes MKIWLDGGLKDSETARVSVFDHGLTVGDGIFETVKTVDGTTFALTRHLDRLTRSARGLGLPDPDHDEVRRACAAVVEANPVPLGRLRITYTGGHGPLGSDRGDQGPTLVVALGSTARRADSTAVITVPWTRNERGALTGLKTTSYAENVVALARAHQQDATEALFANTVGQLCEGTGSNVFVVLDGEIHTPPLASGCLAGITRELTVEWTGARESDLPLDVLERAEEVFLTSTLRDVQAVHRVDGRELPGTPGPVTAKAMRIFAERAGDDLDP
- a CDS encoding GNAT family N-acetyltransferase; its protein translation is MTTTLRPTEPLQHAADGALSRHYRVCVNSRPVGAVHLSTSLAFGPGVAQIEGLRIEEPDRGRGRGTVAALAAEEVARGWGCKRIDVRVPADAEAALRLATALGYVHRNRGMEKPLGATAPRLPEGSRGRPMTQAEYAPWYERGLAEYARDWSERGVPEDEAWAKSRHDNESLLPQGLATQNILLSVLEHEGARVGILWVAFTADKAFVYDVEADEAFRGRGHGRSLMLLAESQAIAAGKRVLGLNVFTGNTPAERLYDSLGYRPVHYSMYKNLL